From the genome of Roseofilum capinflatum BLCC-M114, one region includes:
- the rimP gene encoding ribosome maturation factor RimP: protein MVHPLIPQILELATPVAQKLGLEVVGATFQTNQNPPVLRVDIRNPDRDTGLDECEQMSHLLDTALEESQLITQSYVLEISSPGISKHLTTDRDFIAFKGFPVIVITDPPYKAKSQWQGTLNRRDETQVYLNQKGRNIAIPRDVIRSVEFC, encoded by the coding sequence ATGGTTCATCCTTTAATTCCACAAATCCTGGAGTTGGCTACCCCAGTCGCCCAAAAACTGGGGTTAGAAGTCGTTGGTGCTACCTTCCAAACCAACCAAAATCCACCGGTATTGCGGGTTGATATTCGCAACCCCGATCGAGATACTGGATTAGATGAGTGCGAACAAATGAGCCATCTCCTAGACACAGCCCTAGAGGAGAGTCAACTGATTACCCAATCCTATGTCTTGGAAATCTCCAGTCCCGGAATCTCCAAACACCTAACCACAGACCGCGACTTTATTGCCTTTAAGGGATTTCCCGTGATCGTGATCACCGATCCCCCCTATAAGGCAAAATCCCAATGGCAAGGTACGCTCAATCGTCGAGATGAAACCCAAGTGTATCTGAACCAAAAAGGACGTAATATTGCTATCCCTCGCGATGTGATTCGTTCGGTTGAGTTTTGTTAA
- the nusA gene encoding transcription termination factor NusA, translated as MSMVNLPGLKNLIESISKERNLPKTAVQAALREALMKGYERYRKAQHLKTFEEDYFDNFEVELDLDEEGFRILCTKVIMEEVDNFDHQISLKEVQEVVDEAQIGETVVLDVTPDQGDFGRMAAIQTKQVLAQKLRDQQRKLIQEEFQDLEGEVLQARVLRFERQSVILAVTSGYGQPEVEAELPKREQLPNDNYRANATFKVYLKKVGSGSHRGPQLMVSRADAGLVVYLFENEVPEIEDEVVRIVAVAREANPPSRYVGPRTKIAVDTLERDVDPVGACIGARGSRIQVVVNELRGEKIDVIRWSPDPATYIANALSPARVDAVYLIDPEVRQAHVLVAEDQLSLAIGKEGQNVRLAARLTGWKIDIKDGALYDETAEHQKMAAIIEARHEAEGQSDEALEESDEESLEAPRSVEEALDPEEDASEVPELVELEEEEIVAQEEENEEEKA; from the coding sequence ATGTCAATGGTTAACTTGCCTGGACTCAAAAACTTAATTGAGAGTATCAGCAAAGAACGAAATTTACCCAAAACGGCAGTTCAAGCAGCCCTGAGAGAAGCCCTGATGAAGGGTTATGAACGCTATCGGAAAGCGCAACACCTCAAAACCTTTGAGGAAGACTATTTTGATAACTTTGAGGTAGAACTCGATCTCGATGAAGAAGGGTTTCGGATTCTCTGCACAAAGGTGATTATGGAAGAAGTGGATAATTTCGATCATCAGATTTCCCTCAAAGAAGTGCAAGAAGTGGTCGATGAAGCCCAAATTGGTGAAACCGTTGTATTGGATGTTACCCCAGATCAAGGGGACTTTGGGCGCATGGCAGCGATTCAGACCAAGCAGGTGTTAGCCCAAAAATTACGGGATCAACAGCGTAAGCTGATTCAAGAAGAGTTTCAAGACCTCGAAGGAGAAGTGCTACAAGCGCGGGTGTTGCGGTTTGAACGGCAATCCGTAATTCTGGCAGTGACCAGTGGTTATGGACAGCCCGAAGTGGAGGCCGAGTTACCGAAACGGGAACAGTTACCCAATGATAATTACCGCGCCAATGCCACATTTAAGGTCTACCTGAAAAAAGTGGGATCGGGTTCCCATCGCGGCCCCCAGTTGATGGTCTCCAGAGCCGATGCCGGTTTAGTGGTATACTTGTTTGAAAATGAAGTCCCAGAAATTGAGGATGAAGTGGTGCGGATTGTGGCTGTAGCCAGAGAAGCCAATCCTCCCTCGCGCTATGTGGGGCCTCGCACAAAAATTGCTGTGGATACCTTAGAACGGGATGTAGACCCAGTGGGCGCTTGTATTGGAGCGCGGGGATCGCGGATACAGGTGGTCGTGAATGAACTTCGGGGAGAAAAAATTGATGTGATTCGTTGGTCTCCCGATCCAGCTACCTATATTGCCAATGCTTTGAGTCCTGCACGGGTAGATGCAGTTTATTTAATTGACCCAGAAGTTCGCCAAGCTCATGTGTTGGTTGCCGAAGATCAGTTAAGTTTAGCCATTGGTAAGGAGGGGCAAAATGTCCGTTTAGCGGCTCGATTAACGGGCTGGAAAATTGATATTAAAGATGGAGCGCTTTATGATGAAACCGCAGAACATCAGAAGATGGCGGCGATTATTGAAGCTCGCCATGAAGCTGAAGGCCAATCGGATGAAGCGTTAGAGGAATCGGATGAGGAATCTTTAGAAGCCCCCAGATCCGTTGAAGAGGCTTTAGATCCGGAGGAAGATGCCTCAGAAGTCCCAGAATTAGTAGAATTAGAAGAGGAGGAGATCGTTGCACAAGAGGAGGAAAACGAGGAAGAGAAGGCATAA